From the Sulfuriferula nivalis genome, the window TTGAATTCGAGATTGCCGCCCCCCAGCGTACCCGACATACCCTGTTGGTGTACCAGCATGCTTGCACCCGGTTTGCGTGGTGTAGAACCTTTGGTCGCTGCAACAACGATACGAACTACGTCATGACCGTCGGTCAGTAGTTGGTCGAGTTCAGCGAGCCAGTGTTTCATACCACCTCTCCTGCACCCAAGGCACGCAGTATGGCTTCAGGTGTAGCAGGCGCACTCAAGTGCATTGCCGCCTGCGCACCAGCACTATTAGCAACCGCATCGCGCAACGCATGGAATGCTGAAATCGCCAGCATCAGCGGTGGTTCTCCGACTGCTTTAGAATGGAATATGGTGTCTTCGGCGTTTGGTGTATCACTCAACAGATTGATGCGTGTATCTTCTGGCCAGTCGCTGGCGGCCGGAATTTTATAAGTCGAAGGGGCATGCGTTTTAAGCTCGCCTTTATCACTCCAGTACAGCTCTTCGGACGTTAACCAGCCTACACCTTGCAGGAAGCCACCTTCTATCTGCCCTATATCCAGTGCAGGATTCAGTGAGGTGCCTACATCATGCAGAATATCCACACGCAGGATACGGTTCTCGCCAGTAAGCGTGTCTATTGCCACCTCCGTCACGGCGGCACCCCAAGAAAAGTAAAAGAAAGGACGCCCGCTGAAGGTTTTGCGGTCATAGTGAATTTTTGGGGTGCTGTAATATCCAGTCGAAGACAACGACACACGTGCCATATAAGCCTGAAATACCAATGCGGCAAATGTCAGCTGATGTCCCGGCATGTACACTTGCCCATCGGCGAAGACTACATCTGCTGCTGCCACCTGATATGCCTCGGTCGCAAAACTAACCAGGCGCTCCTTGATCGTCCGTGCTGCTGCCTGTGCTGCCTTGCCATTCAAATCACTGCCTGAAGAAGCTGCGGTAGGAGATGTGTTGGGCACCTTACTGGTATCTGTCGCCGAAACGCGAACCTGATCCAGCGCAATACCAAATTCATGCGCTACCACTTGTGCCACTTTGGTGAACAAGCCCTGCCCCATCTCCGTACCACCATGATTCAGCAATACACTACCATCGGTATAAACATGCACTAACGCACCCGCCTGATTGTATTGCGTGGCAGTAAACGAAATACCGAACTTGACTGGAGTCAGCGCCAACCCCTTTTTAATAATCGGGCTATTCTTGTTGAATTCATTGATAGCGATTCTGCGCGTCGCATAATCGCTGCTATCCACCAACTCATCCACTATCTTATGTACCAGATTGTTTTCAACCAGCATCTTGTAAGGCGTGACATTACGGTCTTCAATACCGTAGAAATTAGCACGACGCACATCCAGCGGATCAAGCTGTAAATGACGGGCGATGTCATCCAGCACCGCTTCTATCGCCACCATTCCTTGCGGCCCGCCAAAACCGCGGAAAGCGGTGTTGGATACCGTATTGGTTTTGCAGCGGTGAGAAATAATCTGCACATGCTCTAAGAAATAGCAGTTGTCCGCATGAAACATGGCGCGGTCGTTGACTGGACCAGACAGATCAGCCGAATAGCCGCAACGTGAAGCCAGCATCAACGTCAACCCCTGGATTCGTCCTTGCGTATCGAAGCCGACATCATACTCAGCGATAAAATCATGGCGTTTACCGGTCATGATCATATCTGCGTCTCTATCCACCCTGACCTTGGCTGGCACACCCAGTGCAGTCGCCACTATGGCTGCAACACTGGCAAATAACGCCGGTTGACTTTCCTTACCACCAAAAGCACCGCCCATACGCCGACATTGCACCACGACATCATGTGACTGTACATGTAGAGCATGCGCAACCAGATGCTGGACTTCACTTGGATGCTGGGTAGAGCTATGTATCAGCACACCGCCATTTTCCTGCGGTATGGCAATCGCAATCTGCCCTTCCAGATAAAAATGGTCCTGCCCACCAATCGCAACCTGCCCGGATAAACGCTGCGGCGCATTAGCCAGAGCAGTCTCGGGCTCACCCTGACGCAGGGTCTCAGTCGGTATCACTTGGCTATCAACTGCTAGAGCACTGGCAATATCCAGCAATGCCGGTAGCGTCTCATATTCAATTTTGGCTAATTTAACAGCACGTCGTGCTGCATCAAACGAGGTTGCGGCAACAGCAAAAATCGGTTGCCCATAAAACTGGATGAGGTCAGTCGCAAAAATAGGGTCATCGTGCAATATCGGGCCATAGTTGTTTACTCCTGGAATATCAGCATCGGTAAACACCCGTACTACACCCGGCGCACTGGCGACTGCCGACAAATCCATATGCCGGATATGCCCATGTGCAATTTCACTCATGCCGAATGCTACATGCACCGCATTTGCAGGCAATTCAATATCATCAGCATAACGTGCCCGACCTGACACATGCAGTGCTGCGCTATCATGCGTGGTAGAAATTTGTACGACCTGACTCATGATGCCACCCCATCAAGCTGCTTGATACGACATAGCGGCGTTGCCTGTTCCAGATAAAACCGTTTCAGCAGGTTTTTCGCAACCGTGAGTCGATAATCCGCGCTGGCGCGCATGTCACTGAGCGGCGTGTAATCGTTACTAAGTTCATCCATGGCAGTGGTTATACTGGCTAATGACCAATCCTTATCTGTGAGCACAGCTTCGGCATGTGTGGCACGTTTAGGTGTTGCCGCCATACCACCGTAGGCTATACGTGCTGTCTTGATTTGACCGTCCACAATATCGAAAGCATATGCACCACACACAGCTGAAATATCCTGATCACTGCGCTTGGAAATTTTATAAACTGCAACCAGACGTCCCGCTACCGGCAATGGTACGGAAACTGCCTCGATAAATTCTCCAGGCTGCAATGCTTTTTTCTGATAGCCCAGATAGAAATCTTCCAGCGCCAACTCGCGTACAACATCACCGCGACGCAGTTTCAACATCGCCCCGAGGGCTATGAGTATTGGCATGGAATCGCCTATCGGTGAGCCATTCGCCAGATTACCGCACAGCGTTCCTGAATTGCGTATCGGCGGAGAAGCAAAGCGCAGGGAAAGCTCCTCTAACATAGGATAGTGTTGTACCAGTCCAGCATAGGCATCAGTCAAAGACACAGCAGCGCCGATTTCTAATGTAGTTGCACTTACCCGTATCTGTTTAAGCTCAGCAACTTCACCCAGATAGATCATCTCTGGCAGTACACGTAATTGCTTAGTCACCCATAAGCCAATATCAGTACCGCCGGCTAACAGCAAGGCATCTGGTGTCTGCACATAACGTTGCGCTAATTCAGCCAGACTTTGTGGCGCATAAAAACCGTTATGGGTATCCAGCGCCTGAGTACGCTGAATTGCACTTAATTGCTGTTTACGTTCTGCACTCTGGGCATCAACCCTGCTCCAGCGCTTGGGCGCAGCATATTGATTGAGGCTACAGCCAGCATCAATAATGGGACGATAACCAGTGCAGCGACATAAATTCCCGGCTAAGGCATCGACAACTTGCTGACGTTCTGCATCAGGCTGATTCAGATACACGTCAAATAACGACATCACAAATCCAGGCGTACAGAATCCACATTGGGATGCATGATGGTCAACCATGGCTTGTTGTACTGGATGCAAAGGCTGATCCTTCTCAGCCAGACTTTCCACGGTAATCACTTGTTTACCATCAACTGTTGGTAAAAAACGCACACAGGAATTTACTGCGTGATAAACAATTTCATCACCTTCCAGTTCGCCCAGCACCACCGTGCATGCACCACAGTCACCCTCGGCACAGCCTTCTTTGGTGCCACAACGCCCTAATGTGTCGCGCAGATATTGCAACAACGTGGTTGCAGGTGCAGCATCCGCCACCTCTACCATCGCATCATCGAGCATGAATTTTATTGTATGTTGGTTGATCGTCATGTTAGCTACCCCGATAAGTAGAATAACTCCACGGCGATACCAGCAGTGGTACATGGTAGTTCTGTTGAGGATCGCTTACCTGGAAACGTATGGCTATCCTGTCAAGGAAGGGCGGCTCAGTTAGCACCAGACCCGCATCACGGAAATAAGCCGCTACATAAAATACCAGTTCATATTCGCCCGCCAGAAACTCATCTCCAGCTAGTAAAGGCATATCAGTACGGCCATCAGCATTGCTTAGCGCAACCAGTATGGGCGTATCCAGCGATGAACTTACGTTATAGAGCGCAATCGGCACATTCGCAGCTGGGCAACCGCGAGCGGTATCCAGTATGTGCGTACTTAACTTTCCCATTACTGAGGGTTTCCTTTCATATCCAGCCAAATCAATAAAAATTGGATACAATTTTATAAGCAATATCTATACCAATAAATGCATCACCAGCCATATTTCCCTTATCATGAAGCAATGAATCAAAGCTATTGAGGATGGTTATGAGGAACTTTCAATTCATCAGCAGCTAAAAATTAATAAAATTACACCGCTAAAAATATCAATATCAATAAAATTGGATACAATTTAAATTCTAAAATCAACAAGCGCTGTCCGCCCAGGTAACGATAACTGTGTCAACGCTGGTGCACTAGTGGCAATCACCTGCCCTGCACGTATCACTGCCAGTCGGGTCGCCCGCAAACGCAAAGCCTCTACTGGATCACGAGCCTGTAACAAAACCAGATCGGCACGACAGCCCACAGCTACGCCATAACCCGCCAAACCTAATATCTTTGCAGGCATGCTGGTTACTGCATCGAAGCTGGCACGCATTGCGTCCTGCCCAGTCATCTGTGCAACATGCAGCCCCATATGCGCAACTTCCAGCATATCGCCTGTTCCCAGGCTATACCATGGATCCATCACGCAATCATGCCCAAAAGCGACATCCACACCCGCCGCCATTAATTCGGGTACACGCGTCATGCCGCGACGTTTAGGATAGGTATCATGCCTACCCTGCAAAGTAATATTAATCAGCGGGTTGGCAACAACAGACACACCCGCTTCACGTATCAGCGGTATGAGTTTGGAAACATAATAATTATCCATGGAATGCATGGAAGTCAGATGCGATCCAGTTACTCGCCCTTGCAGACCTAAACGTTGCGTTTGAAATGCCAGCGTTTCAATATGACGCGATAGTGGATCATCCGATTCATCGCAATGCATATCGACCATTAAACCTCGTTCCGCCGCCAGCTCGCAAAGGATGCGCACAGACTCACCGCCATCAGCCATGGTGCGTTCAAAATGCGGGATGCCACCTACCACGTCCACACCTTTATCTAGCGCACGTTTTAAATTTTCCAATGCATCAGGAGCGCGTAACAACCCATCCTGCGGAAATGCCACCAGTTGTAAATCCAGGTAAGGTTTGACTTGTTCACGCACATAAAGCAGCGCATCCACTGCCAGCAGGCGCGAATCACAGATATCCACATGGGAACGGATTGCCAGCAATCCTTTGGCTACCGCCCAGTCGCAATATGCTAATGCGCGCTCGACCAGCGCCTCTTGTGTTAATAAAGGCTTGAGCTCACCCCACAGCGCGATACCTTCAAGCAAAGTACCCGATTGATTGATTCTGGGCAGACCAAAGGATAACGTACTATCCATGTGAAAGTGCGCATCAACAAAAGGAGCCGATACTAATTGCCCTTCTGCATCAATAACCTGAGCGGCCTCTGCCACAAGTGAGGGTTGCAGCGCGACTATGCGATCCCCCTGTATGCCGATGTCCATACCAGAACGCCCATCGACGAGAGTGCAATTACGGATGAGCAGGTCAAGCATGGCTAGCACCTATCATTATTTAGTACCAAACATACGGTCGCCCGCATCGCCCAACCCAGGCAAAATATAGCCATGATCATTTAGCCCCTGATCCAGTGCAGCAGTGGTGATTTGCACATCTGGGTGCGCTGCTTGCAAAGTCGCAACTCCCTCAGGCGCGGCCAACAGACAGACAAATTTGATCGTACTTGCACCTGCTGCTTTCAGCTTATCCAATGCCGCCACGGCAGAATTGCCGGTTGCCAGCATAGGATCAACCACAATGACCAGTCGCGCACTGATGTCATCAGGCACTTTGAAATAATACTCAACGGCTTGCAAAGTCTGTGGATCACGATATAGCCCGACATGCCCAACCCGCGCAGCTGGTAATACATCCAGCATGCCATCCAGCATGCCATTTCCTGCTCGCAGTATGGAAACCAGACACAATTTCTTACCTCTAATTTTGGGTGCTGACATTTCAACCAGAGGTGTTCTGATAGTCACCAACTCAATAGGCAAGTCTCGAGTAGCTTCATACGCCAGCATCTGACTGATTTCACGCAATAGTTTACGAAAGCTACCCGTTGATGTAGATTCATCCCGCATCAAGCTAAGCTTATGCTGTATGAGTGGATGGTTTATCAGGTTCAGTGCGTATGTCATACAGTTTACTCAACTCCAGCAAGATCAATGAAAATGATGTTATTCGTGCCAAAATGCCCGATGTAACAGCAATGTTTCCGCTACTATTTCTTCTATGGGTCCTATCAGTTCAACAGGTTTCTGGCAGTGATCAAACACATAACGGGATGGCACACTCATGGTCGGATTTTCTTTATGCCCACCCGTTTCCTGAAGTAACTGATGCTCGCTCATGCCATATACAACACGGCCGATATTCGCCCAATATGCGGTCCCTGCACACATACAGCAGGGCTCCACAGCCGTATACAGCGTGCAGCTCCATAAAAACTCAGGTGAATAATTAGTCGCAGCAATGCGCGCCAATGTAGATTCAGCATGATTGACTGTATCAATATTGCATTGCTCAAGCAAAACTGTTTCCTGGTCTGGCCCAACCAGTATGGCGCCAAATGGATGGCAACCCAGCGTCACTGCCCGCAATGCGACTTCGTTTGACTTGCGTAGATGCCGTAATATTTGTGCATGAGTTGGCGTCAAACCTTGAGCGCCCAGTATAGGATTAGGAAATGTCATCG encodes:
- the xdhB gene encoding xanthine dehydrogenase molybdopterin binding subunit — encoded protein: MSQVVQISTTHDSAALHVSGRARYADDIELPANAVHVAFGMSEIAHGHIRHMDLSAVASAPGVVRVFTDADIPGVNNYGPILHDDPIFATDLIQFYGQPIFAVAATSFDAARRAVKLAKIEYETLPALLDIASALAVDSQVIPTETLRQGEPETALANAPQRLSGQVAIGGQDHFYLEGQIAIAIPQENGGVLIHSSTQHPSEVQHLVAHALHVQSHDVVVQCRRMGGAFGGKESQPALFASVAAIVATALGVPAKVRVDRDADMIMTGKRHDFIAEYDVGFDTQGRIQGLTLMLASRCGYSADLSGPVNDRAMFHADNCYFLEHVQIISHRCKTNTVSNTAFRGFGGPQGMVAIEAVLDDIARHLQLDPLDVRRANFYGIEDRNVTPYKMLVENNLVHKIVDELVDSSDYATRRIAINEFNKNSPIIKKGLALTPVKFGISFTATQYNQAGALVHVYTDGSVLLNHGGTEMGQGLFTKVAQVVAHEFGIALDQVRVSATDTSKVPNTSPTAASSGSDLNGKAAQAAARTIKERLVSFATEAYQVAAADVVFADGQVYMPGHQLTFAALVFQAYMARVSLSSTGYYSTPKIHYDRKTFSGRPFFYFSWGAAVTEVAIDTLTGENRILRVDILHDVGTSLNPALDIGQIEGGFLQGVGWLTSEELYWSDKGELKTHAPSTYKIPAASDWPEDTRINLLSDTPNAEDTIFHSKAVGEPPLMLAISAFHALRDAVANSAGAQAAMHLSAPATPEAILRALGAGEVV
- the xdhA gene encoding xanthine dehydrogenase small subunit gives rise to the protein MTINQHTIKFMLDDAMVEVADAAPATTLLQYLRDTLGRCGTKEGCAEGDCGACTVVLGELEGDEIVYHAVNSCVRFLPTVDGKQVITVESLAEKDQPLHPVQQAMVDHHASQCGFCTPGFVMSLFDVYLNQPDAERQQVVDALAGNLCRCTGYRPIIDAGCSLNQYAAPKRWSRVDAQSAERKQQLSAIQRTQALDTHNGFYAPQSLAELAQRYVQTPDALLLAGGTDIGLWVTKQLRVLPEMIYLGEVAELKQIRVSATTLEIGAAVSLTDAYAGLVQHYPMLEELSLRFASPPIRNSGTLCGNLANGSPIGDSMPILIALGAMLKLRRGDVVRELALEDFYLGYQKKALQPGEFIEAVSVPLPVAGRLVAVYKISKRSDQDISAVCGAYAFDIVDGQIKTARIAYGGMAATPKRATHAEAVLTDKDWSLASITTAMDELSNDYTPLSDMRASADYRLTVAKNLLKRFYLEQATPLCRIKQLDGVAS
- the uraH gene encoding hydroxyisourate hydrolase, producing MGKLSTHILDTARGCPAANVPIALYNVSSSLDTPILVALSNADGRTDMPLLAGDEFLAGEYELVFYVAAYFRDAGLVLTEPPFLDRIAIRFQVSDPQQNYHVPLLVSPWSYSTYRGS
- a CDS encoding amidohydrolase family protein encodes the protein MLDLLIRNCTLVDGRSGMDIGIQGDRIVALQPSLVAEAAQVIDAEGQLVSAPFVDAHFHMDSTLSFGLPRINQSGTLLEGIALWGELKPLLTQEALVERALAYCDWAVAKGLLAIRSHVDICDSRLLAVDALLYVREQVKPYLDLQLVAFPQDGLLRAPDALENLKRALDKGVDVVGGIPHFERTMADGGESVRILCELAAERGLMVDMHCDESDDPLSRHIETLAFQTQRLGLQGRVTGSHLTSMHSMDNYYVSKLIPLIREAGVSVVANPLINITLQGRHDTYPKRRGMTRVPELMAAGVDVAFGHDCVMDPWYSLGTGDMLEVAHMGLHVAQMTGQDAMRASFDAVTSMPAKILGLAGYGVAVGCRADLVLLQARDPVEALRLRATRLAVIRAGQVIATSAPALTQLSLPGRTALVDFRI
- the upp gene encoding uracil phosphoribosyltransferase, encoding MTYALNLINHPLIQHKLSLMRDESTSTGSFRKLLREISQMLAYEATRDLPIELVTIRTPLVEMSAPKIRGKKLCLVSILRAGNGMLDGMLDVLPAARVGHVGLYRDPQTLQAVEYYFKVPDDISARLVIVVDPMLATGNSAVAALDKLKAAGASTIKFVCLLAAPEGVATLQAAHPDVQITTAALDQGLNDHGYILPGLGDAGDRMFGTK
- a CDS encoding nucleoside deaminase, which translates into the protein MTFPNPILGAQGLTPTHAQILRHLRKSNEVALRAVTLGCHPFGAILVGPDQETVLLEQCNIDTVNHAESTLARIAATNYSPEFLWSCTLYTAVEPCCMCAGTAYWANIGRVVYGMSEHQLLQETGGHKENPTMSVPSRYVFDHCQKPVELIGPIEEIVAETLLLHRAFWHE